The Prunus dulcis chromosome 3, ALMONDv2, whole genome shotgun sequence genome segment AAAACagtaaaacaaagtttgaaaTATTACCATTTGGAAAGAACTCATGCCATTGATAATTACTAATAGGCATCTTCATTATCACTTTTGTTGGTCCAACAAGCGGCAGTATCTATGACCAGAGTATACAAATAAAGCTTAGTAAAATTATCTAAATCCAATGGATCCTCAAAGGAAAAACCTAACTTCTTTTCAGTTACAATGAATGACCTAGCTTTATAGTAACATTAGTTCcattatcaaatttttttaccgggTAAAGTTTCCTAATTAGGAAAAAGAATACTGTTGCTCAGCTCTAGGTAGAATAACATTAGGAGACAATGTTCAGGCTAGTGGAGTTGAGGACTTCTGCTGGCTAGGAGTAGAAATCATGTTATGTTCTTTACATATGTTGTTTAAGGTTTTCCACAATAATCTTTTCCACTGCCCAATGAGAACGAAGTCAggtaattcaaaatttcattatttcacCGCTCACAATGAATCTATtactttccttctttttttcataacTTCTGAGGTTATAGATATGTGGTAATCTTCAAATATGACTTATAAGCTACTGATGTGGAGAgacattaataaaataatgtgaTGTTGTTCATGATAACGCTACAGATGTGATTTGTGGTTCAAGGATTATCctgtgtgtgttttttgtaCAATCTTCGTTTGCAGATCAAGGATTTCATGTCCATGTTACCCAATATTTACAGAGTGGATCTTGGCAACTTATTTGTTGTAACTTAAGCTGGCATGCATCCTAAAATTCTTAATTCTTCAGTTGCAATTTCATGAACTAAACTGAGTTTACGCACACAAAACACAGATTGTACTAGTGTGGGTTTGGTGTGTTTTGGGGGGGGGTGTCGGGGCTCGGTGGTTGCATTTGGGTGTGTTAAGAACCTACATGCATATGCCAATGTCTTACTATGCAAGTATGTGACATGAATAAgcaacagaaaataaaatagggaTTTTCAGatcagataaaaaaaattattgaagaGAAACCACCTCCACAAAATAGCTGAACGATAGCTTGCTGATTAGCAGCATGATCCAAAACAAAGTATATCTGAATATAaagataattttattaaaatcaaaGCAAAGCACCAGAAATCAAATAGAATGACCAATGAGTAGAAAGACAAGCAGCGAAATGGCTAAACCCACACACGTTCAACACCCCACTctcaaaagatgaagaaagataataaataaattgagacACGTTTTACTTACTTCAGCAGTGAAAAGACGTCCTCATGCAGGCCTCTTCCTATATACAGTTTTGGCTGTAGTATGGACAGCCACAGAAAAATcattcaaattaaccataacTAGAACAGagaataaagtgaaaataaatatttactaCAATCACAAGGCAACAAGAACTTTGGTTAAAACCAAAGCAAGACATGCTTGCCTGAGCCCACCACATAAAAAGAGTGACAATGCGCCAGTTTGATCGCTCTATGTGTCTCCGTAAAGGTGGAAGAAAAAATAGCACAGCAGCCAATATATTAGGAAGTAGATAGATTGCAACAGCATAGTTATAAAATGTCTGATTCCGCCAATCCCTAGCCCAACTGCTGAAGAATTTCAGAAGTCCAGTAGGATTCTGCACAGAACTAGAATAACCAACAGGCAGAACCACAGCCCACACACCAGCTACTGCAAATTTCAAGAGGTATCGTAGTATTTGAGTGAGCTTCAAGCTCTTCCAGGCATTCCAACTAAGAACAATATCCAGAGTGGCTGAAGAACATAAATAGACCGTATGAGAAAGTGAAGTACAAAAAAAGTCACTCAATAGTTATACATTATATGGAAACAACTGCTGAGAATTCCCACCATGAACTAATATGGAAACAAACAGAAATATTAAAGATATCGCTAGTACCTTGTAATAAATTGAGGAAAGCATAAGTGATGAAGATGCTTAAAACACTTCTGAAGACATCCGCATCAAAGAAAGCAGTCAGAGATCCAGAAGAACTCCATGCAACAATAACCATAGCCTAAAAATCAGAACTAGTGAGGCACATTCCTTAAGGAGAACTGTAAAGAATTAAAAGGAAAGGATTTCTCCAACCTCCcataaaatttgtctaaaatACACATTTTTTATGGGAAATATATCAACCTCACTTGTGTGCAGGAGTTGCAATTTTTATGCATATGGAAGAGCTCCCCAAAAGGGTAAGTCTCATGATAACAGAGAATTCCTCAACAAAAGCAGACAGAAATTTCAAGAAAATTCCATAAATACCCTCAGCAGTAAAGATGACCATAGTTTTTTCATAACCAACAAGAGACAAAGTTACTTGTAAGATCATATTAAATTTCTAAAAGCGAACCAAAAATTTGATTCTTGCCATTGTTGACAGAAACTTCTAGCATGGGAGTTTAGTGTAAATTCATGATTGTGTAATTGAAAACTCTAAGGGAGGTTGGCGTTATTTACTCAAATTACCAACACATTATCAAACATTTAAGGCTACCTGGAAAGCCAATATGAAGAATATCCACATTCGATCAAAACTTCGGTACAGGTGCCAAAATGTTCGGACTTCCACAAAGTTTGTTTTAGGTTTCCTCCTCCCACCAGCAGCTTGATTTGTCCTCTGTCAAACATGTATTCAGATTAACAGAACTTTATCTAAAAGAAACCTATACATATGTAGGCACAAAACAAATTATGTTTATATGTAAACTATGGACATGCATGCGGGCACACATACAAATGCAGAAATGTCCAATTCATAAGAAAAGAATGATATTTTAGTAAATTGTGTTTGGCAATAAAATTTCCGTTTCTTCTTgagaaaaaacagaaaaaaaatgtaataaaattgTTCCCCAATATGTCCAAGTTTTTAGTTGACCCTCTCCCacccaaataaataaacagataAAACCAAGACAGATAAGTACCTCATTTGCTGGTGGAATCCCATCTGAATGCCTAAAGAAATCTGCTTTAGGGTCCATTGGCCACCCTAGCCTAAAACATTTGTCAGACCTAGAAAGAACGAGCAGACCTTTCAGCCATTTTATATCTGAATGGatcgaaaacaaaaattaccaTCAAAGATACTAACCAAAAATATTCATTTAGATCATCATAATTTCTCCATCTTGAATGACTTGCCTTgccatttttgtttctctttgctTCCTTTGCAACAAAAGGaagattcaaattttgaattaaaaagtaGTAATAAAGATGCTTCGTGTCAATAATACATGCAGTAGAAGACCATCTTTACCTTGTACAACACCTGGTAGATAGGAGTTACAACATCCCTCAGAAAAGATTCTTCGTCACGTGCTGTTGTTTGGTATGTTTCTCCACTAACCGGATGAACATTGCTATATAAAATTCCATATACCTCGTTGGCCATCTTAACAATTagtgaagaaaaattattgtcataccttaaaAATTTCAGGACATATAAAAGTCCTTGAGACAAGTTGTGTATTAAGAACAAGCATGACTCATAAACAATTTTatgatataatatttatgttgcAGACAAGAAATCTGTAGAATTACAGTCCCGTTCTCCTGGTCTATGGGACCAGGGACTTTCTTGGTCACTTATTGTTGGATTAAAATCAACAGTGGAGAGTAGTCTAAAcaattaattgaatttttaatttttaatgcaattgttttttatAATGCAATTTTTAGTTACCAAGTAGCTATTTCTTTCACAacagaacaaaagaaaaagtaaatacACAAGGGAAAATTAGAACATGTAACATAGATCTtccaaagaaaaatttatgagATTGACAGAAATGAGGAATCGAGTGACTAAAAACAACTTTGGATTATATTCACAATAATTCATTTGGGGCTCCTTTTCTGGTATAACCTCATCTAGTGGGGCTTCGATTTTGAAGAGTCATCACTGACAGTTAGGATTTTGTTCTGTTAGATCAGCAGGAGCTGTagtaattagtaatttatatAATGGTCATGCAAACCGAATAAATTTGGTGACTTGTCTATGCACCTCTGTACTCCCTCTCTTTAAGAATAAAATGTTATTCTATCAAACCTAAGAACCAAAAAGCATATAGCTagtattcttctttttaagAGAAACGCTACAAGTTTATTGATATGAAGTTACATAGAAATCTTACTGATAATATAAATCAATGTGGTCATTGAGTTGGCAGTTTTCATGTTGTCATGACTCGTGACAAGTAATTGTATGGAAGAACAACTTTTAATTAGTGACTGCTGTACCAGTTCCTAgaaatttaatgttttaatAGATGGTtaggaattgatttaaaaatcAGGTTACCTGTCAGAAGGCTTaccccattaaaaaaaaaagctatgATAAGAAGAAACCAAGAAAATCATAGAAACTACTCAGAGACTTGGCCATTCTCAGAAGGATTATCATTGAGATGGGCCATGGTAAGTCAGAAAAGGAACAACATTATGATATGAAACTCTCTAGACCATTCATAATGCTTGActaatactatttttttttttaaaagcataCGGACCTGATGGAAAATGTAGCATAAGCATTCAGGCATGAATCGAATATTTGAAGCTTCACCCCATATGAGAAGATAGAGTCCAATGTAAATAAGCTCCAACTGTTGTCTGTCAGAACCTTGAGGAAACCTGAAAAGTTGTGGGGTTGGGAGGTTGGAGAgacaccaaatcaaaatttgtattGCTGAAATGGTAACAAGTCTATATGTATTCGACTTTAAGGAATCAAGTTATAACTTTGATATTGTCCAGATCACTCActtgagatttgatttgcaATGCAAATAGTTAAACCATGAACGATAGTTCTTAAAAATTTTCTCCATCAAATGCTGTACAGTGCCACTATTCAACTGCAATAAGCTTTCTGTTAATCTTTAATGATCACATCAGATATAGTCTTGAAAATTGAGAGTAACAAAATTCAAAGCAAAGGAGAAAACACAAAGCACCTCAAAGGAACATCGATTTACCTGTGTGTAATTTTCAAGATTTCTATGTCTTACATCCATGTTGGCAAGTAGCAAGATTAAGTGTTCCCTCTGATTTGCAACATTTCCTTTCTTCAAACCCCAGAAAAGATAAGACAACATAGTAAGAATCATTGCATCTAGCAGCAGTAGTCTattgcaatatatatatatatatatgtgtgtgtgtgtgtgtgtgtgtgcgtgtgtgtatCTAGCAGTAGTCTATTGCATCAAAGAATCATTGAGCATGCGAGGTGCAAGAACAAGATTCGCATCACTTCAAAGAATGATATCTACTTAATGAAGATTGAGAGGACAGCCAAAATGCACATTTCCCACTGCTCCAAATCCTCCCTTATAAAATTTGTCTTGGTTCCCAATGGATATAAGTAAAATAGCAGACTATTGTGATCAACTTGAGGCAGGGATGCCAAGACCACATGGAGTTAATGCCCGCATTTATTAGGCAGTGAGGTAGGAATAGGACAAGAGTCTTCATATGAAACAAAACACCAATATTAAATCCATCACATAACATTTAAAAGTAGCACCTTGACATTTATTGTGCTGCAATTATTGtcttttaaattcaataagtTCTAGATTCAAATGGAAACATGCCTATTCAAGTCATTCCTATCTTGACCAAGTAGAAAGGCAACAGAAAACTCAAGGGAAATGGCAAAAGGATAAAGAAATAAGGGCtagctattttttttcttcaatgtcCATTATTGTCTTTTTCAATTATCTTGCCATTCTTTTCATTTGATGGCATTAGATTATTCATAATTATTGACCTACATTAATTGCCACATCCGAGTCAAATTAAGCTCCACCCCTAGTTGTGGGCCAGTGGTAAGAGTAGCCAGTTTACTAGCTGAGATCCACAAATCAAGAAAAATCCTTTTAGAAACTTAAACATGCCTATACAGTTGGACAGGTTTAGGGTTAGCACACCAATACAAGTTTCAGACATGCGACTTATAAAAACCAAGgtaaaatgaaagagaaaggTATTTAGGCACAAGTTACctgaaacccaaaaatagaGGAAAGCCAATCGAGTATATCGTTGACAGGTTTAATCCTCTCGGTAGGCATTGTTGACTTGTCATCAGGATTCATGGGTTTTAAATGCACTATTGGCATTGGAAGACCATTCACATTTTGTAGAGCATGAAGTGCTGCTTTGATCTAAATATttccagaaaaaataaaagggtaaAGCAATgagcaagagagaaaaataagattttataaaacTAAAGCAGAGATAAATGAAAATCACATATCCTACGCATGTACAACCTCAGGCAGTTCCATAATTGCTGGTTTAACACCAACAGTATATAACGGAAGAATGTTATAGTTTACATACTGCTCCCTTTTCCTCTTGACATCTTCAGCAATTTTCTGTGTCtgcaatgaaaaaaataatagaataGCCATGTTTTCAGTGCCTTCTCTATCAATCTGTCACTTAAGAACTTGAGCAATCCTGGAATCATACAAATCAAACCTGTTGATCAATTTGAGGTTGAGGTACCACTGTCTTGAGCACGTCATATAGTACAGTTGCAATCTGAATAATCCTAGCCATCTCTTCCCTTCAATATATAAGAGACAATGAGTAATTCAATAGTAAAAGAAAGGTAGCATACCAACAATTCAAAAACAAGACTTACGGTTTTTTTGTGTATTCTCCTTCTAGGATATTGTTCCGATAAAATTGGTGGTAAAAATACAGGATTTCTTTTGTATCAGATTTAGCAAGCTGATGTCttgtctcttcttcttcctgcaacaaaaagaattttaagAGATACAGAGAAACTTCAGTTCACTTTCAGGAGCTCTTAAATACAATATAAATCAGTCATGATATTGAATTAGTATTACCCTAGAATATTATTTATAGGTCTAGAGATTATCTTTCGATTCAGTCTATGACTTGATTTGCACATTTCATTCTAAAGTTAAATGTTaccatttgaaaaaaaaaaaaaaactaattgtATAAATTGTTAGCTTGATAAGCATTGTTGGCTTATTTCCTAACAACTTAAATTCTTGGGGTCCAATTGTTGTCTATAATGGTATCAGAGCTGTAATTGCAGGAGGTATTGAGTTCGAAACTTCTTATCATGGAAGGAAAAGGATAAAAGAAGGAGATGAGgggaagaaataaaataatttacagaTAAAATCACAAGTGAACTAATCATACACACAGcacaataaatataaattaagttCCAAAATCAGACTACTCttctggaaaaagaaaataaaatacaagaaagcacaaataatttaaaagtCCACCTTTTCAAGTCTGTGCAAAAGATGTGTCTTAAACTGACGAACACCACGTCCACTTGATGTTGGATCCATTGTGTGCGCCTTCTCAAATCCATGGAAGCGGCCTGATTGCACAAAATATATCAACCTAAGCGACAATAACATTTACTGAACTAAACAGGAACACGTGATGCAAAGAACTGTTAGATTCTATCCGTATAGGAAATAGAGATTAGGTGAAAATCTTCTTAATGAGAAATAAAAGTCTTGTTACGATTCTGTCAAATTTTCtgtcttatttgttctatgtATAACATTTATCAACCGCATTTTCCACCCCCTTCCCCTTTATATTAAACATATGAAACTAAGCTGGGATCACTACCattcttttaatttgaaaataatgaacGCTGAATTTTACAACTTGACATTATGCATAAAAAACTGaacttataaaattcatacaaaAGAATTTAACTATCTTTTTGTAATTAGGTCCAAACAGTATTTTAGTTGAGCCGGCCACCACCTATATTCAACATAATCAGAATCACAAACACCATGTATTACCATTCTAACAACATCAAGCAATGTGCTTTAATAATAATGAATTGCAAAATAATACAACAAAATCACATACAGAGGTAGGCAACCCTAGGGTTTTCCTTCTCAATCTCATTGGCGACACGAAAAATGGGAGCAATTGAGGCAAGGCACGAGGGCACATCCAACGCCTCGTCCTCAGCCGGCAAGTCCAAAACCCTCGTGGGCATTTTCGTCATTCGCCTCGATAACGACCTCGGCGGGTCCGGATTGTTCTTCGTCCCGCTGGAGCTCGCCATTTCCGAAAAGCACCACCAATACTCAGCCTCTCAGTTTCAGGTCTCACTGGTTTCGATGTAGCTTGTTTGCAAATGAAAGAGATCATCTTTTTAGGTATTTGTACAGAGATAGAAAGAGAGAGTATAGATACTTTGGGAGAGATGTGgggcaagggcaaggcaaAGCAAAGTGGGTTTGCTCTCAAAGCAAGAAAGGAATTGGTGATggagttttgttttgtatggTTTCAGACTCTTTTTTGAGTGCTTTTGCTTTTCcatttgataaattttgatAAACAAATCTCAATCACCAGCGCAGAAGCGCTTTTTCTGTGTGCGTTTCCTTTTggcttctttatttttaaaatcagcGGGAGCTTGCTTCCTGCTGGAACATAACAACAGGGCGCGAACTGTGACAGCGCaagcaaagaagaaagaaggtggGCTCCCGTGAGCTGAGGGTGACACGtggaataatattttttttgaacgCTGTACGGAGTGGAGGAATTCTAGCACGTGGCTATACGAAACAAGAATTTCACAACCTGAACAAGACCATAAAAATTAGGGAGCTTTAGTTTTCACACATAAAATACTTTACTAATTTGAAAGATAGATATAtaattttacttaattaatataagacCAAAGACAACCTACTTTTACTAAAATAACATTGAAGAGcactaaaattactacatgtgccattgtgcTTTATTGTCAAATATAGATATTTAGTTTTTACCCACTCAAAACTTACAGTCAAAACGACATAACAAGActcaaaacagaacaaaaaacgACACTACTCAAATTGAATCAGTTCCAAAAACCCTTTAGCGCGACCTTTCATCTTCAACTACAGCAACTCAGCCGATAGTTCCACACtgaccaccaccaacaacgagcagcaacgacgacgagcaacaaccaccaccaacaacgacAACCACTGACGACGACCTTTCATCTTCAACTACAGCAACTCAGCCGATAGTTCCACACtgaccaccaccaacaacgaGCATcaacgacgacgagcaacgaccaccaccaacaacgacAACCACTGACGACGATCGAAGCGATTTTCACTCTCTTGGGAAAAAAAcagtaagaaaatgaccctCTAACACAGATTTGTCTTCGATTTTAGGGATTACACATTTTTGCATGTTGTTCtttatgcaatgcagtttttgaaaaaatggatgaatcgttggattcaaaaCTACTCTTCGTTTAGGTTTTGCTTCGTTTATAGGGATTAACCATTCAAAATCGTTGGATtcttgatttctggttgtttgtagcagattttgaaccagaaactgcattgtagtttctggtttcataattcaatttcagagtgctttttgctagggtttatgggaatgttatNNNNNNNNNNAAGTTCATGAGCAGTTACAACATTCCCACAGacatgcaaaaaatattaataaaatcgaattatgaaacaagaaactgcaatgcagtttctgctaaaattgcaacaaatgaaaatctGCAATACATTACAGTAACCATACCTTGATTTCCATTCTTTCCCGAAGCACAGAGAAGCTGCCCCTTGTACTTGCTCTTCAAAAACGTAGCATCAATGAACAACAAGGGTATGCAATATTGAAATCCAGCAATGCAACCGCCAAAAGACACAAAAAACCGTCGAAAGCGATTAATTCCAGCTTCACAATCAAGAGTGCAGAGAGAACCAGTGTTAGTTTCCTTTACGGCGTCCGCATACCACACTAACTCGTTGAAGGACTTCGACTCATCACCGTGAACGTCCAATTTAGCTAACTCTTTGCCAAACCATGCGTGGTAGTATGAAATGTCTATACCATAATAATCTTTGAACTCGTGTATAATCTCAACTGGCTTCAGCTCTGGTTTTGCACGAATTCTGTCCACAATGAGGGAGGACACCACACGAGACCTCATCATCTTACTCTTTGATTCCCGTATCCGACCCGCACATGTATGAACATTATTTAACGTCcgaattacaaaactgccagtAGCTTCACAACGAGAAGCATAAACACGCCAGCTGCAACCCTCCAATTTCTTATTCGAACAAACAGCAACCACCCGCTTCTTGTCATTGCCggcatataaaaaattaaatcctaCTTCAAGAGCGTACTTGCACAATTTCAACCGGAACTCCTCTGCACCACCGTCAAACTTCTGCCCCACATGATGTATGTATGTCTCCCACTCATTTGACAACAAAGGCTTAGCACTTGCTCTCTTCGACCTGCCCAAAAACTCGTTTCTGTCTTCGACAGTACTAGAACACGACGACTCGCCCTTTTCACATGCTATCAACTCCTTATTTACACAAAAATCACCACTATATTCACTGATCCCGCATAAATCCTTCACTAAAATATCAACAGTCTTCTCATTtgatatcaacaaaaatgtcCTCATCAAGTCCAAATCGCTATCCGTTTCTAGAAAACAACTCGGATAACTGGGCACCGAATACCGTAATGTGAAACAA includes the following:
- the LOC117621863 gene encoding uncharacterized protein LOC117621863; this translates as MEVCVIAKCTYKSETIMFSVSSESSMVDILKTLCLRFRGLQLGCFTLRYSVPSYPSCFLETDSDLDLMRTFLLISNEKTVDILVKDLCGISEYSGDFCVNKELIACEKGESSCSSTVEDRNEFLGRSKRASAKPLLSNEWETYIHHVGQKFDGGAEEFRLKLCKYALEVGFNFLYAGNDKKRVVAVCSNKKLEGCSWRVYASRCEATGSFVIRTLNNVHTCAGRIRESKSKMMRSRVVSSLIVDRIRAKPELKPVEIIHEFKDYYGIDISYYHAWFGKELAKLDVHGDESKSFNELVWYADAVKETNTGSLCTLDCEAGINRFRRFFVSFGGCIAGFQYCIPLLFIDATFLKSKYKGQLLCASGKNGNQGCEILVSYSHVLEFLHSVQRSKKILFHVSPSAHGSPPSFFFACAVTVRALLLCSSRKQAPADFKNKEAKRKRTQKKRFCAGD